The genomic interval TAGTCCTTCACCGGGGCGGTGAACTCGTACGTCGATCCGTCGGAGAACGTGAGAGTGAACGTCGCCTCGTCGCCTGCTGCGAGCGGGGCGGTGAGGTCCATCAGCATGATGTGGTTTCCGCCCGGTTCGAGCACGAAGCTGCCCCCGGCGGGGATGACGAAGCCGCCGTCCTTCTCCTGCATGACCATCTCGCCCGAGTCGTTCTCGACGGTCTCGTGCAGCTGCAGCATGGTGGATGCCGGGGACTCCGCGGACACGAGTGTGATGTCCTCATCCGACTCGTTGTTCAGGGTACCGAACGCGGCGGACATGCCCGAGTCCGCGGCCTTGACCCACGCGTCGGTGATGGTGACGGCGTCTCCGGCGGGTGCCGAGGTCGCCGCTGCTTCAGGGGTGGTGGTGGATGCGCAGCCGGACAGGGCGAGGACGGCGGCGGCGAGTAGGGCGCTCAGGCGCGCGCCGGTCTTGATGCGAGTGTTCATGAGGAAGTGCCTTTCTTACGGCGAATGAGATGAATGAGGGCGTAGACGGCGGTCGCTGCGAGGGCGCCGCCGG from Microbacterium aurum carries:
- a CDS encoding copper chaperone PCu(A)C, whose product is MNTRIKTGARLSALLAAAVLALSGCASTTTPEAAATSAPAGDAVTITDAWVKAADSGMSAAFGTLNNESDEDITLVSAESPASTMLQLHETVENDSGEMVMQEKDGGFVIPAGGSFVLEPGGNHIMLMDLTAPLAAGDEATFTLTFSDGSTYEFTAPVKDYSGANENYEGDDMDMDMSPSPTPSN